One Candidatus Hydrothermales bacterium genomic window, TCTTTTTTTTGCCAGAATATGTCACAGTTTTTGAAAAACTCCATAATGGAAAGGGTTTTTATGCCTATTATGAAATAGATGGCTCAAAAATTTTAAAACCATTTATAAAACTGAAAATTGATAATAAAAATTACTATGACATTTTCACTCCATATGGTGTGGGTGGCTTTACATTTGAAATAAAAAATCTTAGCCTAAGAGATCTTTTAAAGAAATTCTATAAAGAGTTTTCAAATTATTTATATGAAGAAAATGTTATTTCTGAGTTTACACGGGTTCATCCCTTTTTTTATAGTGAAGATATAAGGCTTGAAAATTTTATTACTAATCTCGTTACTTATTCTGTATTTATTAAGCTTAATGAGAAATTAAAAATAAGGAAAGGGCATCTTGCGTTAATCAAAAGTGCTAAGAAAAATAAAATAGAGATTAAAATTTCAAGAGAAAAAAGGGACATAGAAATATTTCATAATCTTTATATAGAAACGATGAAAAGAAAAAAGGCGTCACCCTTTTACTTTTTCCCCTTTTCATTTATAGAAGATTTTTTTAAATACTTTGACGAATCTTATATTATTATTGCTTTTTTAAAAGATAATCCTATTGCTGCCTCT contains:
- a CDS encoding GNAT family N-acetyltransferase, giving the protein MKYGNLLIFELKDFKREILESFQNMDIFFLPEYVTVFEKLHNGKGFYAYYEIDGSKILKPFIKLKIDNKNYYDIFTPYGVGGFTFEIKNLSLRDLLKKFYKEFSNYLYEENVISEFTRVHPFFYSEDIRLENFITNLVTYSVFIKLNEKLKIRKGHLALIKSAKKNKIEIKISREKRDIEIFHNLYIETMKRKKASPFYFFPFSFIEDFFKYFDESYIIIAFLKDNPIAASMFLGYNKFFHYFLSGSDYNYSKYGGSHLIIFEAIDFAKKKGFEILHLGGGMKGKDSLFLFKSGFSDFFLPYYVYGVIHNEKVYLELLEERKKMGPLPSEFFFPLYRAPL